One region of Deltaproteobacteria bacterium genomic DNA includes:
- a CDS encoding beta-ketoacyl-ACP synthase III — protein MSQHAKTTGCAITGSGVFIPEPVITNEELCEAFNAYVRAENAKYADEIARGEREPLLESSPEFIVKASGIQLRHVWDRTGLLDPERLCPNIPDRRDDEMSYQCEFAVRAATGALEMAGRVGEEVDMVILAASNLQRMYPAIAMEVQDAIGARGFAFDMSVGCSSATYPIQVACDAIRAGNTSCVLLVNPELCTPHMNWRDRDSHFIFGDAGTALVIEPVDRAKNPRAFEILGTRLQSKYSSNIRNNGGYLNRCDPEHQFDDDKLFYQQGRRVFKDIVPLVPTFIRSHLESLGLDVSQVSRFWLHQANLNMDRLIATRLLGREPTPQEMPIVLDKYANTASAGSIIAFHENHDDLPSGALGVICSFGAGYSAGNVVVRRR, from the coding sequence ATGAGCCAACACGCCAAGACGACGGGCTGCGCGATCACCGGGTCCGGGGTGTTCATCCCCGAGCCGGTCATCACCAACGAGGAGTTGTGCGAGGCGTTCAACGCCTACGTGCGCGCAGAAAACGCCAAGTACGCGGACGAGATCGCGCGCGGCGAGCGGGAGCCGCTGCTGGAGTCGAGCCCGGAGTTCATCGTCAAGGCGTCCGGCATCCAACTGCGCCACGTGTGGGACCGCACCGGGCTGCTCGATCCCGAGCGGCTGTGCCCCAACATCCCCGACCGGCGCGACGACGAGATGTCCTATCAGTGCGAGTTCGCGGTTCGCGCCGCCACCGGCGCGCTCGAGATGGCCGGCCGCGTCGGCGAGGAGGTCGACATGGTCATCCTCGCCGCGTCGAACCTGCAGCGCATGTACCCGGCGATCGCGATGGAGGTGCAAGACGCGATCGGCGCGCGCGGATTCGCGTTCGACATGAGCGTAGGCTGCTCGTCGGCGACCTATCCGATCCAGGTCGCCTGCGACGCGATCCGCGCCGGCAACACGTCGTGCGTGCTGCTCGTCAATCCCGAGCTGTGTACGCCACACATGAACTGGCGCGACCGCGACAGCCACTTCATCTTCGGCGACGCCGGCACCGCGCTCGTGATCGAGCCGGTCGACCGCGCCAAGAATCCCCGCGCGTTCGAAATTCTCGGCACGCGGTTGCAGTCGAAGTACTCGTCGAACATCCGCAACAACGGCGGCTACCTCAACCGCTGCGACCCGGAGCACCAGTTCGACGACGACAAGCTGTTCTATCAGCAGGGCCGGCGCGTATTCAAAGACATCGTCCCGCTCGTGCCCACGTTCATCCGGTCGCACCTCGAGTCGCTAGGGCTCGACGTGTCTCAGGTGTCGCGGTTCTGGTTGCACCAGGCCAACCTCAACATGGACCGGCTGATCGCGACGCGCCTGCTGGGCCGCGAGCCGACTCCCCAGGAGATGCCGATCGTGCTCGACAAGTACGCGAACACCGCGTCGGCCGGATCGATCATCGCGTTCCACGAAAACCACGACGACCTGCCGTCGGGCGCGCTCGGTGTGATCTGCTCGTTCGGCGCCGGTTATTCGGCCGGCAACGTGGTGGTGCGCCGCCGTTGA
- a CDS encoding S9 family peptidase, with translation MSVKPRPARPRRTRRLDRPPATRRELRVDRIHGVEVADPYRWLEDATRPEVRRWIDRQDAFARRYLASLPDRDALRDRLDARLRYDAVSPPLRRGGRLFYTRRHKHRDKAVVYWRPAGSAVDGERVLFDPNAWSDDGRTSLGVWVPSPDGRLVAYARRENAADEATLFVRDVATGRDRPDVIPGARYAQPAWLPDGSGFYYTWVPPADAGIDPSERPGHAEIRFHEVGGDPSRDRIVVPASGDPQRFVGASVSRDGQLLVVTVMHGWRSTDVYVQDLAAGGPLVPLVEGRDANYWVHAYRGRLYILTDEDAPRYRVLCAEAARLARDAWREIVPESDATIESMQVIGGRLVVCRLRNAASALQIWSVDGTQMHEVELPGLGTVEAVTGDEEDDDAYFTYSSFVDPPRVMRASVRTGATQVWARVDFPADTSDYTVDQVWYPSADGTRVSMFVIRRRDLARTGDNPTVLYGYGGFNVSLSPVFSPSLIAWLERGGVYAIPNLRGGGEYGEAWHRAGMLDRKQTVFDDFIAAAEHLIREGYTRPERLAIRGGSNGGLLVGAAMTQRPELFRAVVCAVPLLDMVRYHRFGSGRTWIPEYGDPDDPDAFRWLVAYSPYHHVRDGVAYPALLMLSADSDDRVDPMHARKFVAAVQRATSSRRPVLLRIERHAGHGGADRLRQDIEQLADTYAFLCAELAVRGHA, from the coding sequence TTGAGCGTCAAACCGCGCCCGGCGCGTCCTCGCCGCACGCGGCGGCTCGACCGGCCGCCCGCGACGCGGCGCGAACTCCGCGTCGACCGCATCCACGGCGTCGAGGTCGCCGATCCCTATCGGTGGCTCGAAGACGCGACGAGGCCCGAGGTGCGCCGGTGGATCGACCGGCAAGATGCGTTCGCGCGCCGCTACCTCGCATCGCTGCCCGACCGCGACGCCCTGCGCGATCGGCTCGACGCGCGGCTGCGGTACGACGCGGTGTCGCCGCCGCTGCGGCGCGGCGGCCGCCTGTTTTACACGCGACGTCACAAACACCGCGACAAGGCGGTGGTGTACTGGCGGCCTGCCGGCAGCGCCGTGGACGGCGAGCGCGTACTGTTCGACCCGAACGCGTGGAGCGACGACGGCCGCACGTCGCTCGGCGTATGGGTGCCGAGCCCGGACGGGCGGCTCGTCGCGTACGCGCGCCGCGAGAACGCCGCCGACGAAGCGACGCTGTTCGTCCGCGACGTGGCCACCGGTCGAGATCGCCCCGACGTGATCCCCGGCGCTCGCTACGCGCAGCCGGCGTGGCTGCCAGACGGCTCCGGCTTCTACTACACGTGGGTGCCGCCCGCCGACGCCGGCATCGACCCGTCCGAGCGCCCCGGTCACGCCGAGATCCGCTTCCACGAGGTCGGCGGCGACCCGAGCCGCGACCGGATCGTCGTGCCCGCGTCTGGCGACCCCCAGCGGTTCGTCGGTGCGTCCGTGTCCCGCGACGGCCAGTTGCTCGTCGTCACCGTCATGCACGGCTGGCGATCGACGGACGTGTACGTACAGGACCTCGCCGCCGGCGGACCGCTCGTCCCGCTCGTCGAAGGGCGCGACGCCAACTACTGGGTCCACGCCTACCGCGGCCGCCTGTACATCCTCACCGACGAGGACGCGCCGCGCTACCGCGTGCTGTGCGCCGAAGCCGCCCGCCTCGCCCGGGATGCGTGGCGCGAGATCGTTCCGGAATCCGACGCCACGATTGAATCGATGCAGGTCATCGGCGGCCGCCTGGTGGTGTGCCGACTGCGCAACGCCGCCAGCGCGCTGCAGATCTGGTCGGTCGACGGCACGCAGATGCACGAGGTCGAATTGCCCGGCCTCGGCACGGTGGAAGCGGTCACGGGAGACGAGGAGGACGACGACGCCTACTTCACATACAGCTCGTTCGTCGATCCGCCGCGCGTGATGCGCGCGTCGGTCCGCACCGGCGCGACGCAGGTGTGGGCGCGCGTCGACTTCCCGGCGGACACGTCCGACTACACCGTCGATCAAGTGTGGTACCCGTCCGCCGACGGCACGCGCGTGTCGATGTTCGTGATCCGCAGACGCGACCTCGCGCGCACGGGCGACAACCCGACCGTGCTGTACGGCTACGGCGGGTTCAACGTATCGCTGTCGCCGGTGTTTTCGCCGTCGCTGATCGCATGGCTCGAGCGCGGCGGCGTCTACGCGATCCCCAACCTGCGCGGCGGCGGCGAGTACGGCGAGGCCTGGCACCGCGCCGGCATGCTCGACCGCAAACAGACCGTGTTCGACGACTTCATCGCCGCAGCCGAACACCTGATTCGCGAGGGCTACACCCGCCCCGAACGGCTCGCGATTCGCGGCGGCTCCAACGGCGGGCTGCTCGTGGGCGCGGCGATGACGCAGCGGCCGGAGCTGTTCCGCGCCGTGGTGTGCGCGGTGCCGCTGCTCGACATGGTGCGCTATCACCGGTTCGGCAGCGGCCGCACCTGGATCCCCGAGTACGGCGACCCCGACGACCCGGACGCATTCCGCTGGCTGGTCGCGTACTCGCCCTACCACCACGTGCGGGACGGCGTCGCCTATCCGGCGCTGCTGATGCTGTCGGCCGACAGCGACGACCGCGTCGATCCGATGCACGCGCGCAAGTTCGTCGCGGCCGTCCAGCGGGCGACGTCTTCCCGCCGCCCGGTGCTACTGCGCATCGAACGCCACGCCGGCCACGGCGGCGCCGACCGGCTGCGCCAGGACATCGAGCAGCTCGCGGACACCTACGCGTTTTTGTGCGCGGAGTTGGCCGTGCGCGGCCACGCCTGA